A window of Polaribacter litorisediminis contains these coding sequences:
- a CDS encoding ABC transporter ATP-binding protein yields MIQTTQLSKKYGKAEVLHIESLEIPTGQSFGLVGNNGAGKTTYFNILLDLIRPTTGAIINHDIQVNESEDWKSFTGSFIDESFLIGYLTAEEYFEFIGDLRGMNKADVKSFLSQFDEFFNGEIVGKKKYLRDLSKGNQKKAGIVAAMMGNPQVVILDEPFANLDPTTQIRLKTIIKELTENREVTVLISSHDLTHVTEVCERIVVLDKGNVVKDIVTSTETLKELESYFSV; encoded by the coding sequence ATGATACAAACTACGCAACTTTCAAAAAAATACGGAAAAGCAGAAGTATTACATATAGAATCTCTAGAAATTCCGACAGGTCAAAGTTTTGGTTTGGTGGGGAATAACGGAGCCGGAAAAACAACCTACTTTAATATTTTATTAGATTTAATAAGACCCACAACTGGAGCTATTATAAATCACGACATTCAAGTAAACGAAAGCGAAGATTGGAAATCTTTTACAGGTTCTTTTATTGATGAATCTTTTTTAATTGGGTATTTAACTGCAGAAGAATATTTTGAGTTTATTGGCGATTTAAGAGGTATGAACAAAGCTGATGTAAAAAGTTTTTTATCTCAATTTGATGAGTTTTTTAACGGAGAAATTGTTGGGAAGAAAAAATATTTAAGAGATTTAAGTAAAGGAAATCAGAAAAAAGCAGGAATTGTGGCTGCAATGATGGGAAATCCGCAAGTGGTAATTTTAGATGAACCTTTTGCAAATTTAGATCCAACAACACAAATAAGATTAAAAACCATCATTAAAGAACTCACAGAAAATAGAGAAGTTACTGTTTTAATTTCTAGTCACGATTTAACCCACGTAACCGAAGTTTGCGAGCGTATTGTGGTTTTAGACAAAGGAAATGTGGTTAAAGATATTGTAACATCAACAGAAACATTAAAAGAATTAGAGAGCTATTTTTCTGTTTAA
- a CDS encoding DUF5687 family protein — MISHFLKLEWKQYFRSANWQKSVFLNILLVFFALYFAASFLVVGIGGYFILKKQFPDQDPLVLVNSFLMYAIVGDLVFRYLMQKLPVMNIKPLLVLPIKKSKIVHFILAKSSLSFFNIMGLFFYIPFSVVLIKEGYDVSGVLGWLFTVILIIQSVNFLNFLINKNNIAFGTLIAILLGGYIVQYFELFNLPGFVGTGFDFIYQNPITVIVFAIILLVLYVLNYKQLRNEVYLDALISEKTKEVSSADLSFTERLGDLAPFIKNDLRLMWRNKRTKSGIWMLALGLLYGLYFYPQSALKDVEVIYVLVGIFSTGTFLINFGQFIPAWDSSYYKMLMSQNFKYERYLKSKFTIMTISVVALFLLGIPYVYFGWKILVVHFAAMIYNVGVNTHVILYGGTFNRKKINLDEKAAFNFQGTGAVQWIIGFPLMLLPMAIFGLINWLVSFEIATLTLAILGFIGIALHKKLMASITKKYIKNKYVMIHAFNQEN; from the coding sequence ATGATTTCACACTTTTTAAAATTAGAATGGAAACAATATTTTAGGTCTGCCAATTGGCAAAAGAGTGTTTTTTTAAACATCCTTTTGGTCTTTTTTGCGCTGTACTTTGCAGCTTCTTTTCTTGTTGTAGGAATCGGAGGGTATTTCATTCTTAAAAAGCAATTCCCAGATCAAGATCCTTTAGTATTGGTCAACTCCTTTTTAATGTATGCCATCGTTGGCGATTTAGTTTTCAGGTATCTTATGCAGAAACTACCTGTAATGAATATTAAACCACTGCTAGTATTACCGATTAAAAAAAGTAAAATTGTTCATTTTATTTTGGCAAAATCTTCTTTGTCATTTTTCAATATCATGGGGTTGTTTTTCTATATTCCGTTTTCGGTTGTTTTAATCAAAGAAGGGTATGATGTGTCAGGAGTTTTAGGCTGGTTATTTACAGTAATTTTAATAATTCAATCTGTAAATTTTCTGAACTTTTTAATCAACAAAAATAATATTGCTTTCGGAACATTAATAGCCATACTTCTAGGAGGTTATATAGTGCAATATTTTGAGTTGTTCAATTTACCTGGGTTTGTAGGTACAGGATTCGATTTCATCTACCAAAATCCGATAACAGTCATCGTTTTTGCAATTATTTTACTGGTGTTGTATGTATTGAATTACAAACAATTGCGAAATGAAGTGTATTTAGATGCGTTGATATCAGAAAAAACAAAAGAGGTAAGCTCTGCAGATTTATCTTTTACAGAAAGATTAGGAGATTTAGCGCCATTTATTAAAAACGATTTACGTTTAATGTGGCGAAATAAACGAACAAAATCTGGTATTTGGATGCTGGCACTTGGTTTGTTATATGGGTTGTATTTTTATCCACAATCGGCTCTAAAAGATGTTGAGGTCATTTATGTTTTGGTTGGGATATTTTCAACAGGTACCTTCTTAATCAATTTTGGGCAATTTATTCCGGCTTGGGACAGCAGTTATTACAAAATGCTCATGAGTCAAAATTTTAAATACGAGCGTTATTTAAAATCAAAATTTACAATTATGACGATTAGTGTTGTTGCTCTTTTTCTTTTAGGAATTCCGTATGTTTACTTCGGATGGAAAATTTTAGTAGTCCATTTTGCAGCAATGATTTACAATGTTGGTGTAAATACACATGTAATTTTATATGGAGGAACCTTTAATAGAAAAAAAATAAATTTAGATGAAAAAGCAGCCTTTAACTTTCAAGGAACGGGCGCTGTGCAATGGATCATTGGTTTTCCTTTAATGTTACTGCCAATGGCAATTTTTGGATTGATTAATTGGTTGGTAAGTTTTGAAATAGCTACCTTAACTTTGGCTATTTTAGGCTTTATAGGCATTGCATTGCATAAAAAGTTAATGGCATCCATCACAAAAAAGTATATCAAAAATAAATACGTAATGATTCACGCATTTAATCAAGAAAATTAA
- a CDS encoding PadR family transcriptional regulator has product MGNQKLYKGSLQTIILKLLASNDKMYGYEITQKVKELTKGELKITEGALYPALHKLEADGLLDVEVAKVGNRLRKYYKLTENGTKETANKLEEMQEFLKTMQHLVNPKFSLE; this is encoded by the coding sequence ATGGGAAATCAAAAATTATACAAAGGTTCTTTACAAACCATTATTTTAAAGTTATTAGCAAGTAATGATAAAATGTACGGATATGAAATTACGCAAAAAGTAAAAGAACTCACCAAAGGCGAATTGAAAATTACGGAAGGTGCTTTGTACCCAGCTTTGCACAAATTAGAAGCAGATGGTTTGTTAGATGTAGAGGTTGCAAAAGTTGGGAATAGATTGCGAAAATATTATAAATTAACCGAAAACGGCACCAAAGAAACCGCCAATAAATTGGAAGAAATGCAAGAGTTTTTAAAAACGATGCAGCATTTGGTAAACCCTAAATTTAGTTTGGAGTAA
- a CDS encoding heparin lyase I family protein, producing the protein MKQFFNKTIKTQHLVIFLLFCVYSLGYGQIKLEANGKGKTYELINSVLINEKKIAVEVPDCSHEDFGRHISEKFDSDLNKYVFEFIIHIKNDNDRCKKTNRQRNEIKATKKSNEIILAKEGEKLNYKWKFKLEEDFQVSKSYTDLHQIRYHKEDGNEPLFIFTAKKRKGEPKFEVVYIKNGEKEILQSIKLSKLTNQWILAEETISYAKNGTYSLILKTLDGNLILKIENNNIQTWFETMNYAIPKWGIYRSLKHADQLKDEKVYFADFEINNLKIDK; encoded by the coding sequence ATGAAGCAATTTTTTAATAAAACTATAAAAACGCAACACCTAGTCATATTTCTACTTTTTTGCGTTTACTCTTTAGGTTATGGTCAAATAAAACTTGAAGCGAATGGGAAAGGTAAAACGTATGAATTGATAAATTCTGTTCTAATCAATGAGAAGAAGATAGCTGTAGAAGTTCCAGATTGTAGTCATGAAGATTTTGGAAGACATATTTCTGAAAAGTTCGATTCAGACTTAAATAAATATGTATTTGAGTTTATAATTCATATTAAAAATGATAATGATCGATGTAAAAAAACTAATAGACAACGAAATGAAATTAAAGCCACTAAAAAATCAAACGAAATTATTTTAGCAAAAGAAGGAGAAAAATTAAATTATAAATGGAAATTTAAATTAGAAGAAGATTTTCAAGTTTCCAAATCTTATACAGATCTTCATCAAATTAGGTATCATAAAGAAGATGGTAATGAACCATTATTTATATTTACTGCTAAAAAAAGAAAGGGAGAGCCAAAGTTTGAAGTTGTTTATATAAAAAATGGTGAAAAGGAAATTTTGCAGAGTATTAAATTGTCTAAACTTACAAATCAATGGATTTTAGCAGAGGAAACTATAAGTTACGCGAAAAACGGAACTTATAGCTTAATCTTAAAAACTTTAGATGGTAATTTAATTCTTAAAATTGAAAATAATAATATTCAAACTTGGTTTGAAACGATGAATTATGCCATACCAAAATGGGGTATTTATAGAAGCTTAAAACACGCTGATCAATTAAAAGATGAAAAGGTATATTTTGCTGATTTTGAAATAAACAACCTCAAAATAGATAAATAA
- the trxA gene encoding thioredoxin codes for MTENLTKEAFLEKVFNFEKNDAWKFEGKRPALIDFYADWCGPCKSLAPILEQLSEEYKGKIDIYKIDTEAEQELAAAFGIRSIPSMLFCPAEGEPQMANGALPKTELERVIADVLKVEKPV; via the coding sequence ATGACAGAAAATTTAACAAAAGAAGCATTTTTAGAAAAAGTATTTAATTTTGAAAAAAATGATGCATGGAAGTTCGAAGGAAAAAGACCGGCTCTCATTGATTTTTATGCAGATTGGTGCGGACCTTGTAAATCCTTAGCGCCAATTTTAGAACAATTGTCTGAAGAATATAAAGGTAAAATTGATATTTATAAAATTGATACTGAAGCAGAGCAAGAATTAGCCGCAGCATTCGGAATTAGAAGTATTCCTTCTATGTTGTTTTGCCCTGCAGAAGGTGAGCCACAAATGGCAAATGGAGCGTTACCAAAAACGGAATTAGAACGTGTTATTGCCGATGTTTTAAAGGTAGAAAAACCAGTATAA
- a CDS encoding prolyl oligopeptidase family serine peptidase gives MTYPKTTKKPVVDSFFGTPVVDNYRWLEDDQSLETEDWVKAQNEVTFNYLNKIPYRAQLKERLSELWNFEKIGAPFIEGDYTYFYKNNGLQNQYVIYRKKGDGEEEEIFLDPNTFSDDATTSLGVLSFSKDGKTAAYTISEAGSDWRKIIVMDAISKTIKEDTLVDVKFSGISWYKNEGFYYSSYNKPKGSELSAKTDQHKLYYHQLGTSQKEDTIIFGKKPSEKHRYVSGEVSEDNNYLYITARISTSGNKLFIKDLSKPNSPLITVLDHTESDTYPIENAGSKIYVVTDLNAPNKKVVTVDVANPTPENWIDFIPETEHVLQLNSGAGYFFATYMMDAVSKVFQYDFDGKLIREVKLPGVGSAEGFEGKKEAKAVYFSFTNYNTPSSSYKLNPKTGTYTSYWKPAIAFNSKAYESKQIFYTSKDGTKIPMMITHKKGIKLHGKNPTILYGYGGFNVSLKPAFSITNEVWMEQGGIYAVPNLRGGGEYGKQWHDAGTQMKKQNVFDDFIAAAEYLIAEKYTSSAYLAIRGGSNGGLLVGATMTQRPDLIKVALPAVGVLDMLRYHTFTAGAGWAYDYGTAHDSKEMFHYLKGYSPVHNVKKGVQYPATLITTADHDDRVVPAHSFKFVAELQAKQSGDHPTLIRIETNAGHGAGTPVAKTIELYADIFGFTLFNMGFKQLPNPLEKK, from the coding sequence GTGACGTATCCTAAAACAACAAAAAAACCAGTTGTAGATTCCTTTTTTGGAACTCCTGTTGTAGATAATTACAGATGGCTAGAAGATGATCAAAGTCTAGAAACAGAAGACTGGGTAAAAGCTCAAAACGAGGTTACTTTTAATTATTTAAATAAAATTCCTTATCGTGCACAATTAAAAGAACGTTTATCAGAATTATGGAATTTCGAAAAAATAGGAGCTCCATTTATAGAAGGAGATTACACCTATTTCTATAAAAATAATGGATTGCAAAATCAATATGTAATCTACAGAAAAAAAGGAGATGGTGAAGAAGAAGAAATTTTTTTAGATCCTAATACTTTTTCTGATGATGCGACGACTTCTTTAGGTGTTTTAAGTTTCTCTAAAGATGGAAAAACAGCTGCTTATACAATTTCTGAAGCAGGATCTGATTGGAGAAAAATTATTGTGATGGATGCCATATCTAAAACCATTAAAGAAGATACTTTAGTAGATGTAAAATTCTCTGGAATTTCTTGGTATAAAAACGAAGGTTTCTACTATTCTAGTTACAACAAACCTAAAGGAAGTGAGTTGTCTGCAAAAACAGACCAGCACAAATTATACTATCATCAACTAGGAACTTCACAAAAAGAAGATACCATTATTTTTGGTAAAAAACCATCAGAAAAACATCGCTATGTTAGTGGTGAGGTTTCTGAAGATAATAACTATCTTTATATTACAGCGCGCATATCAACCTCAGGAAACAAATTATTTATTAAAGATCTTTCAAAACCAAATAGTCCATTAATTACTGTTTTAGACCATACAGAAAGTGACACCTATCCTATTGAAAATGCAGGTAGTAAAATATATGTAGTAACAGATTTAAATGCACCGAATAAAAAAGTTGTTACCGTAGATGTCGCAAATCCTACTCCAGAAAATTGGATAGATTTTATTCCTGAAACTGAACATGTATTGCAGTTAAATTCTGGTGCAGGGTATTTCTTTGCAACCTATATGATGGATGCTGTTTCTAAAGTTTTTCAATATGATTTTGACGGAAAACTAATTAGAGAAGTAAAATTACCTGGAGTTGGTTCTGCTGAAGGATTTGAGGGAAAAAAAGAAGCTAAAGCCGTTTATTTTTCATTTACGAATTATAATACTCCTAGTTCTTCTTATAAATTGAATCCAAAAACCGGAACTTATACATCTTACTGGAAACCTGCAATTGCTTTTAACTCGAAGGCATATGAAAGCAAACAAATATTTTATACCTCAAAAGACGGAACAAAAATACCAATGATGATTACGCATAAAAAGGGTATAAAATTACACGGAAAAAACCCAACTATTTTATATGGTTATGGAGGATTTAATGTTAGCTTAAAACCTGCTTTTAGTATTACAAACGAAGTTTGGATGGAACAAGGTGGTATTTATGCAGTTCCCAATTTAAGGGGTGGTGGAGAATATGGAAAGCAATGGCATGACGCCGGAACCCAAATGAAAAAACAAAATGTTTTTGACGATTTTATTGCCGCTGCAGAATATTTAATAGCAGAAAAATACACCTCTTCAGCGTATTTAGCAATACGCGGTGGTTCTAATGGCGGCTTATTAGTAGGTGCAACCATGACACAAAGACCCGATTTAATAAAGGTTGCTTTGCCAGCCGTTGGTGTTTTAGACATGTTACGTTATCATACGTTTACTGCTGGCGCAGGATGGGCATATGATTACGGTACTGCCCATGATAGCAAAGAAATGTTTCATTATTTAAAAGGATATTCACCCGTACATAATGTAAAAAAGGGAGTGCAATATCCTGCAACTTTAATCACTACAGCAGATCATGATGATAGAGTTGTACCTGCACATAGTTTTAAATTTGTCGCAGAATTACAAGCAAAGCAGTCTGGAGATCATCCTACATTGATAAGAATAGAAACCAATGCAGGTCATGGAGCAGGAACTCCTGTTGCAAAAACGATAGAGCTATATGCAGACATTTTTGGTTTTACTTTATTTAATATGGGATTCAAGCAATTACCAAATCCGTTAGAGAAAAAATAA
- a CDS encoding M13 family metallopeptidase, translating into MKTLKKVFLVSAIASLGIVACKQEKPEEKTPGIALENMDTTVKPTDDFFRYVNGNWIDKTEIPDDQTSWGGFNQLRKKTDADVLGILNTAIEERNFPKVKDAKGNEIDSDQEKAVNYYQTIMDTVARNAQGKEPVMPFLAKIEEIKTKKDVETYLTKMAPYGGGNFYGFGVYNDLKNSSEYAGYLGAGGLGMTRDYYVDEKVADKLAKYQEFVAKMLQEFGADETTATKNAATIVAFEKSLAEPMMTKEERRDTRKMYNPMSVEELTELAPEIDWKAHLVGIGVPDIDRVIVTDPGYFKAMSTVFKERSVADIKLLLRWSTINNSLGLLSTDLETANWEFYSKEMRGAKKQRARDERALGNLNGAIGEALGKLYVEKMFPPEAKAKAEEMIDNVMLGFEARIAQLPWMTEETKEKALEKLHKLTVKIAYPDVWKDYSELQVKGLENGGSYFENSINVSQWNYSQNMAKLGKEVDRTEWGMSPQTVNAYFNPVNNEIVFPAAILQPPFYDYKADEAVNYGGIGAVIGHEISHSFDDSGARFDGDGNLKNWWTEKDAEAFKVVGDQLVNQYSDIIAIDSMHLNGAYTLGENIGDLGGVQAAYEGLQIFLNKNGRPENIDGFTPEQRFFLSWGTIWRTKMRDEALKNLIMTDTHSPGMYRAYMPLKNIDAFYAAFDVQEGDKMYLKPDDRVKIW; encoded by the coding sequence ATGAAAACACTTAAAAAAGTATTTCTTGTTTCTGCAATTGCCTCTTTGGGAATCGTTGCCTGTAAGCAAGAAAAACCAGAAGAAAAAACTCCTGGAATCGCCTTAGAAAATATGGATACAACTGTAAAACCTACAGACGATTTTTTTAGATATGTAAATGGCAATTGGATTGACAAAACAGAAATTCCAGATGATCAAACCTCTTGGGGTGGTTTTAATCAATTGCGAAAAAAAACAGATGCAGATGTTTTAGGGATTTTAAATACAGCTATCGAGGAAAGAAATTTTCCGAAGGTAAAAGACGCAAAAGGAAATGAAATAGATTCTGACCAAGAAAAGGCCGTTAATTATTACCAAACCATTATGGATACAGTGGCTAGAAATGCCCAAGGAAAAGAGCCTGTAATGCCTTTTTTAGCAAAAATAGAGGAAATTAAAACCAAAAAAGACGTAGAAACGTATTTAACAAAAATGGCGCCATACGGAGGTGGCAATTTCTATGGGTTTGGTGTTTATAACGATTTAAAAAACAGCAGTGAGTACGCAGGATATTTGGGCGCTGGAGGTTTAGGGATGACCAGAGATTATTATGTGGATGAAAAAGTAGCGGATAAATTAGCAAAATATCAAGAATTTGTGGCAAAAATGTTGCAAGAATTTGGAGCTGATGAAACCACTGCAACTAAAAATGCCGCGACCATTGTTGCTTTTGAGAAAAGTTTAGCGGAGCCAATGATGACGAAAGAAGAACGAAGAGATACGCGTAAAATGTACAACCCAATGTCGGTTGAAGAACTTACAGAATTAGCTCCCGAAATAGATTGGAAAGCGCATTTAGTAGGAATTGGTGTTCCTGATATTGATAGAGTTATCGTTACAGACCCTGGTTATTTTAAAGCCATGAGTACTGTTTTTAAAGAGCGCTCTGTAGCCGATATAAAACTATTATTACGTTGGAGTACGATTAACAATTCTTTAGGGTTATTATCAACCGATTTAGAAACTGCCAATTGGGAATTTTATAGCAAAGAGATGCGTGGGGCTAAAAAACAACGCGCAAGAGATGAACGTGCTTTAGGAAATTTAAATGGTGCTATTGGAGAAGCTTTAGGAAAGTTATATGTAGAAAAAATGTTTCCGCCAGAAGCAAAAGCAAAAGCAGAAGAAATGATTGACAATGTGATGCTTGGGTTTGAAGCTAGAATTGCCCAATTACCTTGGATGACCGAAGAAACGAAAGAAAAAGCCTTAGAAAAATTACATAAACTAACGGTTAAAATTGCGTATCCTGATGTTTGGAAAGATTATTCTGAATTACAAGTAAAAGGACTAGAAAATGGCGGAAGTTATTTTGAAAATTCTATTAATGTTTCTCAATGGAATTATTCCCAAAACATGGCTAAATTAGGAAAAGAAGTCGATAGAACGGAATGGGGAATGTCTCCACAAACCGTAAATGCTTACTTTAATCCGGTAAATAATGAGATTGTTTTTCCTGCAGCAATTTTACAACCTCCTTTTTATGATTATAAAGCAGACGAAGCTGTAAATTATGGCGGAATTGGTGCGGTGATTGGACACGAAATTTCACATAGTTTTGATGATTCTGGTGCTCGTTTTGATGGTGATGGAAACTTAAAAAATTGGTGGACAGAAAAAGATGCTGAAGCATTTAAAGTCGTTGGCGATCAATTAGTAAACCAATACAGTGATATTATTGCTATAGATAGCATGCATTTAAATGGAGCCTATACTTTAGGAGAAAATATTGGCGATTTGGGAGGTGTGCAAGCTGCTTATGAAGGTTTACAAATTTTCTTAAACAAAAACGGAAGGCCTGAAAACATTGACGGTTTTACTCCTGAACAACGTTTTTTCCTCTCTTGGGGAACCATTTGGAGAACTAAAATGCGTGATGAAGCGTTAAAAAACTTAATTATGACCGATACACATTCTCCAGGAATGTATAGAGCGTATATGCCTCTTAAAAACATTGATGCTTTTTACGCTGCTTTTGATGTGCAAGAAGGTGATAAAATGTACTTAAAACCAGATGATAGAGTAAAAATTTGGTAG
- a CDS encoding T9SS type A sorting domain-containing protein, whose translation MKKQILIASLLCVAQALCSQETIPASGGESTGTTGSVSYTVGQIFYTTHGAIAQGAQQAYEFQTLSNPELTTVSLAVSTFPNPTSDDIVLKISDSPLKNLEYFLFDLNGKLIAKGQISKTETPIKMQQASIGIYHLKVTQKQKVLKSFKIIKK comes from the coding sequence ATGAAAAAACAGATACTCATAGCATCCCTTTTATGTGTTGCACAAGCTTTGTGCTCGCAAGAAACCATTCCTGCTTCTGGAGGAGAAAGCACAGGAACAACTGGATCAGTAAGTTACACAGTTGGTCAAATTTTTTACACGACTCATGGAGCTATCGCGCAAGGAGCGCAGCAAGCTTATGAGTTTCAAACATTGAGCAATCCTGAACTGACCACAGTAAGTTTAGCAGTATCCACGTTTCCAAACCCTACTTCAGATGATATTGTGCTTAAAATATCCGATAGTCCTTTAAAAAATTTAGAGTACTTTCTTTTTGACTTGAATGGAAAATTGATTGCGAAAGGACAAATTTCAAAGACAGAGACACCCATTAAAATGCAGCAAGCATCCATCGGCATTTATCATCTAAAAGTAACTCAAAAACAAAAAGTTTTAAAATCGTTTAAAATCATTAAAAAGTAA
- a CDS encoding type II toxin-antitoxin system RelE/ParE family toxin encodes MTLKIIWSEFAETQLDEIYQYYEKKASPRIAKKLLKEIH; translated from the coding sequence ATGACTTTGAAAATTATTTGGTCTGAATTTGCTGAAACTCAACTTGACGAAATTTACCAATATTACGAAAAGAAAGCAAGTCCAAGAATTGCAAAAAAACTTCTTAAAGAAATTCATTAA
- a CDS encoding ATP-binding protein translates to MKKFDLNIEQILENWETYHAIREIISNALDEKLLTATDEVEINKENDVWIIRDFGRGIKYNHLTQNENKEKLSNDNVIGRFGIGLKDALATFERNKVKVEIISKFNRITISKSKKQDFEDLFTLHAIIEDSAKPNFIGTEFKLVGINDLDIEKAKKLFLKFSGDNIIETTEQGQIVSKSSDKGSIYVNGVKVAEEENFLFSYNITKLNSSLKKSLNRERTNVGRTAYTNSVKKILLNAKSKGVAEILADDLTNINIGTAHDELLWIDVQEHSVKILNQLGKYLFVTSFEAMQFPDMIDQAKNNGNKIIIIPENLKYKINDSIDLSGNPINDLGQFVDDYNDSFEFNFIEPSALNSREKIIYDSTNKIIDLFGGLPNQVKSIKISSTMRTDFFSENETLGLWNGELKSIIISRKTLKSLKSYSGTLIHELIHAKTGYDDVTREFETSLTNSIGELCEKLIRNEKAKGTKPYKSNAGDFTKSETNSNKKNKSWLNRLFS, encoded by the coding sequence ATGAAGAAATTTGATTTAAACATTGAACAAATTCTAGAAAATTGGGAAACATATCACGCAATTCGTGAAATAATATCCAATGCACTAGATGAAAAATTACTGACTGCCACTGATGAAGTTGAGATAAATAAAGAGAATGATGTGTGGATTATACGTGATTTCGGTAGAGGAATTAAATATAATCATTTAACTCAAAATGAAAATAAAGAAAAGCTATCAAATGATAATGTAATTGGCAGGTTTGGAATTGGATTAAAAGATGCTTTAGCGACATTTGAGAGAAATAAAGTTAAAGTAGAAATAATATCAAAATTTAATCGAATTACCATTTCAAAATCAAAAAAACAAGATTTTGAAGATTTATTCACTCTTCACGCAATTATAGAAGATTCAGCTAAACCAAATTTCATCGGTACAGAATTTAAATTAGTGGGCATAAATGACTTGGATATTGAAAAAGCAAAAAAATTATTTTTAAAATTCTCTGGAGACAATATTATAGAAACTACAGAACAAGGACAGATAGTTTCCAAAAGTAGTGATAAAGGAAGTATTTATGTAAATGGAGTGAAAGTAGCAGAGGAAGAAAATTTTTTATTCAGTTACAACATCACTAAATTAAACTCTTCTTTAAAAAAATCATTAAACAGAGAACGAACAAATGTTGGTCGAACTGCATATACTAATTCTGTTAAGAAAATATTATTAAATGCAAAATCAAAAGGTGTCGCTGAAATTCTAGCAGATGACTTAACAAATATAAACATTGGAACTGCCCACGATGAATTATTATGGATAGATGTCCAAGAACATTCTGTAAAGATTCTAAATCAATTAGGGAAATATCTATTTGTAACTTCTTTCGAAGCAATGCAATTTCCAGATATGATTGACCAAGCTAAAAACAACGGGAATAAAATTATCATCATTCCCGAAAACTTAAAATATAAAATTAATGATTCCATAGATTTATCAGGAAACCCTATTAATGATTTAGGACAATTCGTTGATGATTACAATGATAGCTTTGAATTTAACTTTATCGAGCCGAGTGCACTAAATTCAAGGGAAAAAATTATTTATGATTCTACCAATAAAATAATTGATTTATTCGGTGGATTACCAAATCAAGTAAAATCAATAAAAATTTCATCAACAATGAGAACAGATTTTTTTAGCGAAAATGAAACTTTAGGACTTTGGAATGGAGAGCTAAAATCAATAATAATTTCTAGAAAAACATTAAAATCACTAAAAAGTTATTCCGGTACTTTAATTCACGAGTTGATTCACGCGAAAACTGGTTATGACGATGTTACAAGAGAATTTGAAACATCTCTAACAAATTCAATAGGTGAACTATGTGAAAAATTAATTCGTAACGAAAAAGCGAAGGGCACAAAGCCGTATAAAAGTAATGCCGGGGATTTTACTAAATCAGAAACTAATTCTAATAAGAAAAATAAATCTTGGCTGAATAGGCTATTTTCTTAA
- a CDS encoding type II toxin-antitoxin system RelE/ParE family toxin — protein sequence MLEFYNERNGSKKYSLKILTETESILKTLSKSEYIGRLTSNKKTRVIPMKVYLIFYEINENIIEIVSFWDNRQGEQNKKIK from the coding sequence ATTCTTGAGTTTTATAACGAAAGAAATGGGTCAAAAAAATACAGCTTAAAAATACTTACCGAAACAGAGTCAATATTAAAAACACTATCAAAAAGTGAATATATTGGGAGATTAACCTCAAATAAAAAAACACGAGTAATCCCAATGAAAGTTTATCTTATTTTTTATGAAATAAATGAAAATATTATTGAAATTGTTTCTTTTTGGGACAATAGACAAGGCGAGCAGAACAAGAAAATAAAGTAA